From the Brachybacterium sillae genome, the window GCTCCGGTGGAGCGCAGACGGGTGCCGCCGGAGGCTCCGGCAGCGGCGCAGGCGCCTCCGACGCCGGCGCCGACGGGGCCGCCCCCGGAGCCACCGTGGAGGACAACTTCGGTCAGGTGCAGGTGCCGGCCTCGCCGCAGCGCGTCGTCCTCACCGACAGCCGGGTCTTCCGTACCGCCGAGGCCTGGGGCATCGCACCCGTCGCGGTGCCGAAGCCGATCGTCCCCAAGGGCGTCGCCTACAAGACCGATGACGAGATCATCGACCTCGGCTCCCACCGCGAACCGAACCTCGAGGCCTTCGTGGAGGCCGCACCCGACCTCGTCGTCACCGGCGGCCGCTTCGCCGGTCTGCGGGAGAAGATCCTGCCGCTGGTGGGGGAGGCCGCCGTCGTCGACGTCACCCCCCGCGACGACCAGCCCGTCGCCGACGAGCTGCGCCGCAGCACCACCGTCTTCGGCCAGATCTTCGGCAAGCAGGCCGAGGCGGAGAAGCTCATCGCCGACTTCGACGCCGCGATCGAACGGGCGACGCAGGCCTACGACGGCACCTCCCCGGTGATGGGCCTGATCACCAGCGGTGGTGACATCGCGTACGTCGCCCCCGGCACCCCCCGCAACGTCGGCCCGATCTTCGACATGGTGGGTCTGACCCCGGCCATCGACAAGCCCGCCGAGGACGCCGCCCACGGTGACGACATCTCCGTTGAGGCCATCGTCCAGGCCGCCCCCGAATGGCTGCTGGTGATGGACCGCGACGCCGCGATCACCGCCAGCGAGGAGCCCGGGTACCGGCCCGCCCAGCAGCTCATCGAGTCGAACCCCGCCCTGGCGTCCGTCCCGGCGGTGGCGAAGGGACAGGTCGTGTACATGCCGGCCACCTTCTACACCACCGAGGACATCCAGGCGTACACCGAGATCCTCGGCTCCCTCGCCGACGCCATGTCCGCTTGATGCCCGGGTCCGTCCTGACGGCCCCCGCGCGCCCCCGGCGCGTGGTCACCCCCGCCCTGCTGCTTGCCGGTGCGGGGGTGCTGGCACTGCTCGCGCTGAGCCTGGTCGTCGGGGCGTACGACGTGTTCGGTCAGCCCGACGGCTGGGAGATGTTCCTCATCACGCGTGTGCCGCGCACTCTCGCCCTGGTCCTGGCCGGCGCCACCATGGCGCTCAGCGGCGTGATCATGCAGCTGCTCACCCAGAACCGCTTCGTCGCGCCGACCACCACCGGCACCACCGAATGGGCGGGGCTGGGTCTGCTGCTGGTGACGATCACCCTCCCGCAGGCCGGGCTCGGTGTGCGCATGGGCGGGGCGGTGCTCGCGGCCTTCGTCGGCACCATGGTGTTCTTCCTGCTGCTGCGGCGGGTGGCGCTCACCAGTTCCCTGGTGGTGCCGATCATCGGGATCATGCTCGGCACCGTCGTCAGCGCCCTCACCACCTACCTCGCCCTGCTCACCGACACCCTGCAGAACCTCGGCATCTGGTTCGCCGGATCCTTCACCGCGATCTACAAGGGCCAGTACGAGCTGCTGTGGCTCACGGTGATCGTCGCCGCCGTGCTGTTCCTCGCGGCCGACCAGTTCACCGTGGCGGGTCTGGGCCGCGAGGTCGCCACCAGTGTCGGCCTGTCGTACGAACGGGTGATGCTGTTGGGCACGGTGCTCGTCGCCCTCGGCACCGGCGTCACCACGGTGATCGTCGGCTACCTGCCGTTCTTGGGGCTGATCGTGCCGAACGTCGTGGCGATGGCCCGCGGGGACGACCTCCGCTCGAACCTGCCGTGGATCGCCCTGACCGGCACCGCCCTGGTCGCCGCATGCGACATCCTGGGGCGCATCATCCGCTACCCCTTCGAGATTCCCGTCAGCCTGATCCTGGGGCTCGTCGGCGCGGTCGTGTTCATCGTGCTCCTGCTGCGTCAGAGGCCCCATGGTTGAGCGTCCCGATCCCGCCCGCCTGCTCCCGATCACGCCACGGCAGGGGAACGGCCTGCCGGGGCAGGTGTGCACCGCGCGGCTGCTGGGGCAGTGCACCGATGACTGCGGTGTGCGCTGCACCCGGGCCTTCGACGCCCCGCGGCAGCAGCACCGCTACTGGGTGCACCTGGGGGTGCTCGCGGCGGTGGCGGTCGTCGCGACGTTCGCCCTGCTCAGCTACGACAACCCCATGCCGTGGGGCAGTGAGGGGTACTGGCTGATCGCCCGGCTGCGCCTGAGCACCATCGCGGTGATGGCGGTGGTCGCGGTGTGCCAGGCCCTGGCCACCGTCGCGTTCCAGACCGTCGCCGACAACCGTATCCTCACCCCGTCGATCCTCGGCTTCGAATCGCTGTACATCGCGATCCAGACCGCGACGATGTTCGTCGCCGGCGCCGCCGGGCTCGCCGCCTCCCAGGGTCTGGGGGCTCTGTTCCTGCGGATCGGGCTGATGGTGGCGCTGGCCAGCGCGCTGTACGGCTGGCTGCTGTCGGGGCGACGCGCCGACATGCACACCATGCTGCTGATCGGCATGGTGATCGGCGGCGGGCTCGGTGCGCTGTCGACGTTCCTGCAGCGGCTCCTCACCCCCAGCGAGTTCGACATCCTCACCGCGCGGCTGTTCGGCAACCTCGGCAATGCCGACCCGCGGCACCTGGTGGCCGTCGCCCCGGTGGTGGCGGTCACCGCGGTGCTGCTGTGGCTGCGCTCCCCGGTGTTGAACGTGCTGGCGTTGGGCCGCGACACCGCCGTGAACCTGGGGGTGCCACACCGGGCGGAGATGCGTCTGACCCTGGTGATGGTGGCGGTGTTGATGGCCGTCTCCACCGCCCTCGTCGGTCCCATGACTTTCCTCGGTTTCCTGGTGGCGATGCTGACGTACCAGCTGGTGCCCAGCCGCGACCACCGCTACCTGCTGCCCGCGGCGGCGCTCGTCGGGTACGTGGTGCTGGCCGGTGCCACCCTGATCATGCGCCACGTGTTCTACGCCGCCGGGGCCGTCACCGTCATCATCGAGCTGGTCGGCGCCTCCGTGTTCCTGGTGGTGCTGCTGCGAAAGGGGCGTCTGTGATCCGCGTCGAGAATCTCCGCAAGGAGTACAGCTCCGAGGTGAGCATCGGTCCCGTGAGCGTGGAGCTCCCCCGCGGCGGGGTCACCGCCATGGTGGGCCCCAACGGTGCCGGAAAGTCCACCACCCTCACGATGATCGGGAGGCTGCTGGAGGCCGACGGCGGGGAGATCACCGTCGGCGGGGTGGACGTGCGTCGCGCCAAACCCCGCACCGTCGCGCAGATGCTCGCGATCCTCCGCCAGGAGAACCACTTCGTCACCCGGTTGACGGTGCGGCAGCTGGTCGGTTTCGGCCGCTTCCCATACTCCAAGGGGCGGCTCACCCGCGAGGACGAGCACCACATCTCCCGCGCCATCGACTTCCTGGATCTGCGAGAGCTCGAGGACAGGTTCCTGGACCAGCTCTCCGGTGGCCAGCGGCAGCGGGCCTACGTGGCGATGGTGCTGGCACAGGACACCGAGTACGTGCTGCTGGACGAGCCGCTGAACAACCTCGACATGCAGCACAGCGTGCAGATGATGCGGCAGCTGAAGGAAGCGGCGCAGGTGATGGGCCGCACCGTGGTGGTGGTGCTGCACGACATCAACTTCGCCGCCGCCTACGCCGACCGCATCCTCGCCATGAAGGACGGTGCCATCGCCGAGTACGGCACCGTGGAGGAGATCATGCGCTCCGAGGTGCTGACACGGGTGTTCAACACGCCCGTCGAGGTCGTCGCGGGACCGCGCGGACCTCTCGCGGTCTACTACTGAGACACTCCGGCGGGGGCGGCCGCGCGGATCAGCGCTCGGCGGGGTCGGCGCCGCCGCGACCGTCGGGCCGGTCCAGGGCCCGGATCGCTGCGAGATCCTGCTCCGTCAGCTCCAGCTCCGTCGCGGCGAGGTTCTCCACGATCCGCGACGGTGTCACCGACTTCGGCAGCGCCACCAGGCCCTCGGCCAGATGCCAGGCCAGCACCACCTGGGCGGAGGTGGCGTCATGCTCGCGGGCGATCCGCACCAGGGTGTCGTCCTCCAGCAGACCCTGCTTCCCCTGCCCCAGCGGGCCCCACGACTCGGTGACGATCCCCAGCTCCGCATGCAACGCCCGCAGGTCATGCTGCTGGAAGTACGGGTGCAGTTCGATCTGGTGGATCACCGGCACGACGCCGGTCGCCTCCACGATCTCCTCCAGCTGCGGCCGCGGATGGTTGCACACCCCGATGGAGCGCACCCGCCCCTGCTCCTGCAGCTCGATCAGCGCCTCCCACGCCTCCACGTACCGGCCCTGCGAGGGCGTGGCCCAGTGGACGAGGAACAGATCGACGTACTCGAGCCCCAGCTCCTCGAGGGAGCGGGCGAAGGCCCGCGGCACCTGGGTGCGGGCCATGTCATCGGGCTGCAGTTTGGTGGTGATGAACAGATCCTCCCGCTCCAGGCCGGAGGCCCGCACCGCCGCACCGACCCCGGCCTCGTTCTCGTACCGAGCGGCCGTGTCCACGTGGCGGTAGCCAGCCAGCAGCGCCTGCGCGGTGACCTCCTCGGTCTGCCCCGGCGGCACCTTGAACACGCCGAAGCCGAGCTGGGGGATCGTGCGGCCATCGGCCAGCGGGATCGAGGCGACGGGCATGGGGACCTCCGGGGCGTGCGAGTGGTGAGGACGGATCGTCGGGTGGATCGGGTCGGCCGGGCGGTGGGCACCACCCGGCCGACCCGATCCGGGCCCGGTCAGCGGATCAGAAGTCGCATTCGGCCGGGTCGGGGCCGATGCGGCCCTCGGCCGAGTCGAGACGGCCGATGGCGCGGACCTCGTCCTCGGTGAGGGACACGGAGGTGGCCTCGAAGTTCGAGACGATGCGCTCGGGGGTCACGGACTTCGGGATCACCACGTTGCCGATGGCCAGGTGCCAGGCGATGACGACCTGTGCCGGGGTGGCGCCCTTCGCCTCGGCGATCTCCGTGATCACCGGGTCGGTGAGGACGTCCTTGCCCTGGCCCAGCGGGGACCAGGCCTCGGTGAGGATGCCGTGGTCACGGCCGTAGGCGCGCAGATCGGCCTGCTGGAAGTGGGGGTGCAGCTCGATCTGGTGGATCACCGGCTTCACGCCGGTCGCCTCGATGATCTCCTCCAGCTGCTCCTGCGGGAAGTTGGAGACGCCGATGGACTTCACCTTGCCGGTCTTCTGCAGCTCGATGAGGGTGCGCCAGGCGTCGAGGTACTGGCCCTGCTTCGGCTTGGCCCAGTGGATGAGGTAGAGGTCGACGTAGTCCAGGCCCAGCTTCTCCAGGGAGGTGTCGAGGGCGGCGACCGCATCGTCATGGCGATGCGAGTCGTTCCACAGCTTGGTGGTGACGAACACGTCCTCCCGGGCGACGTCGGACGCGGCGAGGGCGCGACCCACGCCGGCCTCATTGCCGTAGATGGCGGCGGTGTCGATGTGGCGGTAGCCGACCTTCAGGGCCTCGCCGACGACCTTCTCGGCCACCTCGTCCTCGACCTGCCAGACGCCGAAGCCGAGCTGCGGGATCTCACGGCCGTCATGGAAACGGAGGGTCGGGACAGTGCTCATGGGAATCTCCTTACACACGGTTCGTCGGTCCCGTCAGCGTAGAGGGACGGCCTGACACGCGGCGGGGAGGGGCCCGGGAGATGCACCGTGGGGCGGTCCGCGGGGTGGCCGCACGGCTGTGGCGCCCCGCACAGCGGCGGCCGGATCGCCCCGCCCCCGTCCCACGTGTGCCAGAGTCGGAGGGTCCAGGAGCCGACCGGGAGGAACCGCCGTGACCTTTCCGTCCGACCCGGGCGCCCCGCGTCAGTCGCGGTGGGTGTCCTCACGCGCCAACCCGAACGGGTCGGCACGCCCTCTGCCGACCCCGCCGGCCCAGACCCCCGGCGCGGAGCCGGTGACGCAGCAGGTGCCCACGGTCGCGGACCCGCCGTCGCGGCCCGGCCGGGACGCGACCCCCGGGACGTCCCCCCACCCGGCGCCCGCGCAGGCGACGCCCGTCGCCGTCCCCGCGGGGGACCCCACCCCTCCCGCGGGTGACCCCGGTCGTCCGGCGGACGATCCCCCCGGATCGGCCGGTGGCCGTCGCGCGCTGTGGGCCGTCGGCTGCCTGCTGCTGACCCTGCTGCTGGTGCTCGGCGCCGTCCTCGGGCTGCGGGCCCTGCTGGCGGAGCCCGACGCCGGGTACCGCCGCACGACGGACCCCTCGGAGGTCGCCTCCTCCACCGGCCAGCCGGCGGGAGCCGGTGCCGAGGGGCTGGCCTCCCCGGCCCCCGAGGGGGCGCAGGAACTCGACCTGATCGTCTCCCCCTCCGGGAACATCATCTGCGCCCTGGAGCAGGAGTCGGTGCGGTGCAGCATCGAGGACCGCCGCGGGGGAGGGGAGCCGGAGAACTGCGAGGACGGCCCGGAGCTGACGCTGCGACTGCGGGACGACGAGGCCGCACCCGCCTGCGACGAGCCGGTCGACGCCACCGATGCCACCACCCTCGAGTACGGGGAGACCGCCGTGACCGGCGCCATCGCCTGCACCAGCGCCGAGGACGGCATGACCTGCTGGGACACCCGCTCCGCCACGGGCTTCACGCTCTCCCGCAGTGAGGTGCGCACTTTCTGACGCACCCCGGGGCTCGGTCGAGGATCACGCCCCGCTACGCTGGGCGCATGTCCGCCCCCTCGGCCCGGCCCCCGGTCCCGATCGACCGGCCCGTGCCGTCGTCACCCCCGGTGTACGACCATGAGCGCGGTGGCGAGGCCCATATCGAACGGCCCGAGCTGTACACCCTGTTCGATGCCCTCTTCGTGGTCGCCGGTGTGCTCATGTCGATGTGGCTCGCGGGGCTGTACCTGCGGGCCGGGTTCGTCCCCAGCCCCGTGCGGATCCTCTATCTGGTCGGCTTCTGGCTGCTGCTCACGTACGTGACCCTGCCGCGTCTGCACCAGGTGCTCACCTGGATCTACCTGCCCGACTACTTCATCGGCCGCACCCGCACCTCCGACGGCGTGTTCTCCGACCCCGTCAATGTGGGGCTCGACGGCTCGGAGGCCGACGTGCACGTGGCCATGCGCCGCGCCGGATGGGTGCTCGCCGAGGAGAAGACCCTGCGCTCCGCCTGGGGCATGGTCGCGGCGACGCTGCTGCGCCGCTCCTATCCGGCCGCGCCCGTGTCCGACCTGTACCTGCTGGGGCGGCGCCACGACTTCACGTACCAGCAGGAGGTCGGCGGCACCACCAGCAAACGCCATCACGTGCGGTTCTGGCGGATGCCCGCCGACTTCGTGCTGCCCGGCGGCTACCGCACCGACTGGCTCGCGGCCGGCACCTTCGACCGCGCCGTCGGCTTCTCCTTCTTCACCTTCCAGGTCACCCACCGCATCGACGAGAACATCGACGTCGAACGCGATTACATCGTCGACACCGTCCGCTACGGCAGCCCGGAGGTACCCGTCCACGTGGTCCGGGACTACTCGACCTCGTACCACCACCGCAACGGCCAGGGCGACCGCCTGCGCACCGACGGCGACCTGCCCGTCATCGACGTCACCGGGGTGGCCGAGCGGTCCGACGGTGCCACCGCCGCCATGCTCCCCCGACACCGCGGCACCGGCAGCTCCGTGCTGCGGGCCCGCGCGCAGGAGGCGACCCGGGCGGCGCTGGCGGTGGCCCGTGGCGGCGCGGCGGCAGCCGAGGGGCGCGTCGGTCGGGCGGAGCTCGCGGCCCAGTGGCACGACGCCCTGGATGACTTCCACGATGCCCTCGCCGGGGCCGGTGATCACCACCTGCCTCCGCCCACGGTGATCCTCACCGGTGCGGTTCTCGCGATCCAGACACTGTTCCTGGCGTGGGTGTGGCTCGCCCTGGGTCTGCATGTGGACGCCTCCGGGGTGCTCGAGGAGCTGAGCATCTTCGTCGATGAGCGGGGCACCCCGTGGATCGCCACGGCGATCTGGGCCGCCGGTGTGCTGCTGCTGTTCGGGGTGCTCCGCCGCCAGCGCTGGGCGCGTCTGCTGCTCATGGCCCTGTTCTCCGCCGACGCCGCCGTGCGACTGCTGTTGGCGACGCTGCGTCCGCTCGAGCAGCTCGACACCGCCTCCCTGGCGGCGGTGGGAGCGTCCGTGCTCGGGGTGATGGCGCTCAGCAGCGAGGCCGCGCGCCGCTGGGTGCAGACCGACCGTGAGGACGTGCGACGCAGCGCCGTGCCCGCCGCCGGCACCGAGGGATCCCGCGGCGGCTCGATCCGGGTGGACCTGCTGCGGGACCAGCCGACGGCCGCGCATTGACCCGGTGACGGGGGTCATCGTCTGGTGTAGCCTGCCTCGACCGTGCCGCCCGGTGCGGTGGCCCCGGACGTGGCGTCCCGAGCCCGCTCGTCGCCGCCCGCCCTTCCCGTCCCCCTCCCCCAGGAGCACACATGTCCCATGCGGTCCCGAGCGCGCCCGCTGAGGCGTCGGCGCCGGAGCAACCGGAGCTCAAGAAGGCGATCACGCCGAAGCTCCTGCTGCTGTTCATCGTCGGTGACATCCTCGGCACCGGCGTCTACTCCCTCACCGGCAAGGTCGCCGGCGAGGTGGGCGGCGCCGGATGGCTGCCGATCCTCATCGCCTTCACCGTCGCCCTGATCACCGCCTTCTCCTATCTGGAGATGGTGACCAAGTACCCGCAGGCCGCGGGTGCCGCCCTGTACATCCACAAGGCCTTCGGTGTGCACTTCGTGACCTTCATGGTCACCTTCGCCGTGCTGTCCTCCGGCATCACCTCTGCCGCCACCAGCTCCGTGTTCCTCGCGGAGAACGTGCTCAAGGCCTTCGGCCTCGACGAGTCGATGGGGGAGGACCAGGCGAAGCTCACCGCCACCGTCATCGCGGTGCTCTTCGTCTGCCTCGTGGCGTGCATCAACATGATCGGCGTCAGCGAGTCCGTGAAGCTCAACGTGGTGCTCACGCTGATCGAGCTGAGCGGTCTGGCCCTGGTGATCCTGGTCGGCTTCCTCGCGATCGCCGAGGGCAAGGCCGACTTCTCCCGCGTGGTGCTCTTCGAGACCCAGGGG encodes:
- a CDS encoding LssY C-terminal domain-containing protein; the encoded protein is MSAPSARPPVPIDRPVPSSPPVYDHERGGEAHIERPELYTLFDALFVVAGVLMSMWLAGLYLRAGFVPSPVRILYLVGFWLLLTYVTLPRLHQVLTWIYLPDYFIGRTRTSDGVFSDPVNVGLDGSEADVHVAMRRAGWVLAEEKTLRSAWGMVAATLLRRSYPAAPVSDLYLLGRRHDFTYQQEVGGTTSKRHHVRFWRMPADFVLPGGYRTDWLAAGTFDRAVGFSFFTFQVTHRIDENIDVERDYIVDTVRYGSPEVPVHVVRDYSTSYHHRNGQGDRLRTDGDLPVIDVTGVAERSDGATAAMLPRHRGTGSSVLRARAQEATRAALAVARGGAAAAEGRVGRAELAAQWHDALDDFHDALAGAGDHHLPPPTVILTGAVLAIQTLFLAWVWLALGLHVDASGVLEELSIFVDERGTPWIATAIWAAGVLLLFGVLRRQRWARLLLMALFSADAAVRLLLATLRPLEQLDTASLAAVGASVLGVMALSSEAARRWVQTDREDVRRSAVPAAGTEGSRGGSIRVDLLRDQPTAAH
- a CDS encoding iron ABC transporter ATP-binding protein codes for the protein MIRVENLRKEYSSEVSIGPVSVELPRGGVTAMVGPNGAGKSTTLTMIGRLLEADGGEITVGGVDVRRAKPRTVAQMLAILRQENHFVTRLTVRQLVGFGRFPYSKGRLTREDEHHISRAIDFLDLRELEDRFLDQLSGGQRQRAYVAMVLAQDTEYVLLDEPLNNLDMQHSVQMMRQLKEAAQVMGRTVVVVLHDINFAAAYADRILAMKDGAIAEYGTVEEIMRSEVLTRVFNTPVEVVAGPRGPLAVYY
- a CDS encoding aldo/keto reductase — translated: MSTVPTLRFHDGREIPQLGFGVWQVEDEVAEKVVGEALKVGYRHIDTAAIYGNEAGVGRALAASDVAREDVFVTTKLWNDSHRHDDAVAALDTSLEKLGLDYVDLYLIHWAKPKQGQYLDAWRTLIELQKTGKVKSIGVSNFPQEQLEEIIEATGVKPVIHQIELHPHFQQADLRAYGRDHGILTEAWSPLGQGKDVLTDPVITEIAEAKGATPAQVVIAWHLAIGNVVIPKSVTPERIVSNFEATSVSLTEDEVRAIGRLDSAEGRIGPDPAECDF
- a CDS encoding ABC transporter permease; this translates as MPGSVLTAPARPRRVVTPALLLAGAGVLALLALSLVVGAYDVFGQPDGWEMFLITRVPRTLALVLAGATMALSGVIMQLLTQNRFVAPTTTGTTEWAGLGLLLVTITLPQAGLGVRMGGAVLAAFVGTMVFFLLLRRVALTSSLVVPIIGIMLGTVVSALTTYLALLTDTLQNLGIWFAGSFTAIYKGQYELLWLTVIVAAVLFLAADQFTVAGLGREVATSVGLSYERVMLLGTVLVALGTGVTTVIVGYLPFLGLIVPNVVAMARGDDLRSNLPWIALTGTALVAACDILGRIIRYPFEIPVSLILGLVGAVVFIVLLLRQRPHG
- a CDS encoding siderophore ABC transporter substrate-binding protein, with the translated sequence MSALTRRQLSTLVLGTLGAGTLAACSGGAQTGAAGGSGSGAGASDAGADGAAPGATVEDNFGQVQVPASPQRVVLTDSRVFRTAEAWGIAPVAVPKPIVPKGVAYKTDDEIIDLGSHREPNLEAFVEAAPDLVVTGGRFAGLREKILPLVGEAAVVDVTPRDDQPVADELRRSTTVFGQIFGKQAEAEKLIADFDAAIERATQAYDGTSPVMGLITSGGDIAYVAPGTPRNVGPIFDMVGLTPAIDKPAEDAAHGDDISVEAIVQAAPEWLLVMDRDAAITASEEPGYRPAQQLIESNPALASVPAVAKGQVVYMPATFYTTEDIQAYTEILGSLADAMSA
- a CDS encoding iron chelate uptake ABC transporter family permease subunit, which translates into the protein MVERPDPARLLPITPRQGNGLPGQVCTARLLGQCTDDCGVRCTRAFDAPRQQHRYWVHLGVLAAVAVVATFALLSYDNPMPWGSEGYWLIARLRLSTIAVMAVVAVCQALATVAFQTVADNRILTPSILGFESLYIAIQTATMFVAGAAGLAASQGLGALFLRIGLMVALASALYGWLLSGRRADMHTMLLIGMVIGGGLGALSTFLQRLLTPSEFDILTARLFGNLGNADPRHLVAVAPVVAVTAVLLWLRSPVLNVLALGRDTAVNLGVPHRAEMRLTLVMVAVLMAVSTALVGPMTFLGFLVAMLTYQLVPSRDHRYLLPAAALVGYVVLAGATLIMRHVFYAAGAVTVIIELVGASVFLVVLLRKGRL
- a CDS encoding aldo/keto reductase, whose product is MPVASIPLADGRTIPQLGFGVFKVPPGQTEEVTAQALLAGYRHVDTAARYENEAGVGAAVRASGLEREDLFITTKLQPDDMARTQVPRAFARSLEELGLEYVDLFLVHWATPSQGRYVEAWEALIELQEQGRVRSIGVCNHPRPQLEEIVEATGVVPVIHQIELHPYFQQHDLRALHAELGIVTESWGPLGQGKQGLLEDDTLVRIAREHDATSAQVVLAWHLAEGLVALPKSVTPSRIVENLAATELELTEQDLAAIRALDRPDGRGGADPAER